In one Alteribacter lacisalsi genomic region, the following are encoded:
- a CDS encoding LolA family protein has product MKKIVSLLMIAAFAMVLSACGEKSQEDVIEALDKSLDGLTGYKANASMTLQTGKEPQTYEVEVWYQQPTFYRVALSNAESDQSQIILRNDEGVFVLTPALNKSFRFQSDWPENNSQVYLYESLVNDILMDPERTFTATDDHYVFQTNTNYTNKNLNQQEIMLDKKALTPTSVRIMDVDLETLVEVNFSDFELNTAFEEGDFDMDRNMTAAQLTGDVPVMSGDTDEVVEGAEGTESTEGAGGTESTEGAGGTESTEGAEGTESTEKDEGTEATEGAEETDRPEGADEEGAEEVSGSEEAERDSEAFTVFFPMYSPQGTAFAESRELNTDNGKRVILSYDGEQPFTLVQQESQVITASTPVHVSDGSPVELGFTVGAISREGDTTTVSWSYQGTDFFLASKHLSDEEMLSVARSVYGTEEK; this is encoded by the coding sequence ATGAAAAAGATCGTTTCACTTCTGATGATCGCTGCATTCGCAATGGTGCTGTCTGCCTGCGGGGAAAAAAGTCAGGAAGATGTCATTGAAGCACTCGACAAAAGTCTGGACGGCCTGACCGGCTACAAAGCCAACGCGTCCATGACACTGCAGACCGGCAAGGAACCGCAGACGTACGAAGTGGAAGTGTGGTATCAGCAGCCGACGTTTTACCGTGTGGCCCTGAGCAACGCGGAAAGCGACCAGAGTCAGATCATCCTTAGAAATGATGAAGGGGTGTTTGTGCTCACGCCGGCTCTGAACAAGAGCTTCCGGTTCCAGAGCGACTGGCCGGAAAACAACAGCCAGGTGTACCTGTATGAGTCACTCGTCAACGACATTCTGATGGATCCTGAGCGCACGTTCACGGCAACGGACGATCACTACGTGTTCCAGACGAACACGAATTACACGAACAAAAACCTGAACCAGCAGGAAATTATGCTTGATAAAAAAGCCCTTACGCCGACGTCGGTCAGAATTATGGATGTGGACCTTGAAACCCTCGTGGAAGTGAATTTCAGTGATTTCGAACTGAACACTGCCTTTGAAGAAGGGGACTTCGATATGGACCGGAACATGACGGCGGCCCAACTGACAGGGGACGTGCCGGTGATGAGCGGTGACACCGACGAGGTGGTCGAAGGCGCTGAAGGAACAGAGAGCACAGAAGGCGCTGGAGGAACAGAGAGCACAGAAGGCGCTGGAGGAACAGAGAGCACAGAAGGCGCTGAAGGAACAGAGAGCACAGAAAAAGATGAAGGAACAGAAGCAACTGAAGGCGCAGAAGAAACGGATCGTCCGGAAGGCGCAGATGAAGAAGGTGCCGAAGAAGTTTCCGGCAGCGAAGAAGCTGAAAGAGACAGCGAAGCTTTCACTGTTTTCTTCCCGATGTATTCGCCGCAGGGAACAGCTTTTGCTGAATCACGCGAGCTGAACACGGACAACGGCAAGCGTGTGATTCTCTCTTACGACGGAGAGCAGCCATTTACCCTTGTGCAGCAGGAGAGCCAGGTTATTACGGCTTCCACGCCGGTGCATGTTTCAGATGGATCACCTGTTGAGCTCGGTTTTACCGTCGGAGCTATATCACGGGAAGGTGACACCACGACCGTCTCCTGGTCCTATCAGGGCACGGACTTCTTCCTCGCCTCCAAGCATTTGAGCGACGAAGAGATGCTGAGCGTGGCACGAAGTGTATACGGAACAGAAGAAAAATAG
- a CDS encoding NAD(P)H-hydrate dehydratase: MYVVTGERMRQIDRFTMDQVGISETTLMENAGTAAYLQIESIVTPESSIAVLIGAGNNGGDGFVIARRLKEAGFDTDVWIIPPLEKIRGTARVHMDIFIRSGHTFFQYEDSQAIFDRAISSSTYIIDTMLGTGVKGALKAPYDRIVEEVNCSRAEVIAVDLPSGLPAEENEPFEQAVKACRTIILQAPKETAFLYPYAEYYGEWTTADIGIPCKAFEACGARSRVRTENEVRASLPYRKADGHKGTYGKGLVIGGSEQMPGAVSLTTRAALRTGIGLVTAALPASITATVTGTATEATCLPLQSNQGEMISESLTGLDLSSYDGAAIGPGMGRSHPLSFSRIFSGFDGLVVIDADGLYHLAEELNAWRDGRGGPTVITPHPGEMARLTGKTIEDVEKNRFSLSRQFASEYKMTVVLKGAYTIVTTPDGRQWVNPTGNPGLAKGGSGDTLTGMILAAGLQTDDFLDGVLNAVYIHGLAADQLIHERDEASITASDVIEQLPFALASLR; the protein is encoded by the coding sequence ATGTACGTGGTAACAGGCGAACGCATGCGCCAAATTGACCGCTTTACCATGGATCAGGTCGGAATCAGCGAAACCACCCTGATGGAAAACGCAGGAACGGCTGCGTATCTTCAGATAGAATCAATCGTCACGCCGGAAAGCAGCATCGCTGTCCTGATCGGAGCCGGTAATAATGGAGGAGACGGGTTTGTGATTGCCCGCCGCCTGAAGGAAGCGGGCTTCGACACAGACGTATGGATCATTCCGCCCCTGGAAAAGATCCGGGGCACCGCGCGGGTCCATATGGACATTTTTATCCGCTCGGGTCATACGTTCTTTCAATATGAAGACAGCCAGGCAATTTTTGACCGCGCAATTTCCTCTTCCACCTACATCATTGATACGATGCTCGGGACCGGAGTAAAGGGCGCCCTCAAAGCTCCTTATGACCGGATTGTGGAGGAAGTTAACTGTTCGCGGGCGGAAGTGATTGCCGTCGATCTGCCGAGCGGCTTGCCTGCTGAGGAGAACGAACCGTTTGAGCAGGCAGTAAAAGCCTGCCGGACGATCATTCTCCAAGCGCCAAAGGAAACGGCCTTTCTTTATCCGTATGCGGAATACTACGGAGAATGGACGACGGCAGATATCGGCATCCCCTGTAAAGCCTTTGAGGCTTGCGGAGCCAGGTCCCGGGTGCGGACAGAAAACGAGGTTCGGGCGTCCCTGCCATACAGGAAGGCGGACGGCCACAAAGGAACGTACGGAAAAGGACTGGTGATCGGCGGGTCAGAACAGATGCCGGGAGCAGTCAGTCTCACTACACGGGCAGCACTTAGAACAGGCATTGGCCTCGTAACAGCGGCTCTGCCTGCCAGCATTACTGCAACTGTGACTGGGACTGCGACCGAAGCAACCTGTCTGCCTTTACAGTCAAACCAGGGAGAGATGATCTCCGAATCCTTAACCGGCCTTGACCTGAGCTCGTATGACGGCGCAGCCATAGGACCAGGAATGGGGAGAAGTCATCCGCTTTCTTTTTCCCGTATTTTCAGCGGGTTCGATGGGCTTGTGGTGATCGATGCGGACGGCCTTTATCACCTGGCCGAAGAGCTCAATGCCTGGCGCGACGGCCGCGGCGGACCGACCGTCATTACCCCGCATCCGGGAGAAATGGCCAGACTTACGGGAAAGACGATTGAAGACGTGGAAAAAAACCGATTCAGCCTATCGCGGCAGTTTGCCTCGGAGTACAAGATGACTGTGGTGCTGAAAGGTGCGTACACGATTGTGACGACGCCCGACGGCAGACAGTGGGTCAATCCGACGGGAAACCCGGGGCTTGCAAAAGGTGGAAGCGGTGATACGCTGACCGGTATGATTCTGGCAGCCGGCCTGCAGACGGACGACTTCCTTGATGGAGTTCTTAATGCCGTCTATATTCACGGCCTGGCAGCAGATCAGCTGATCCATGAGCGGGACGAAGCATCGATCACGGCATCCGACGTAATCGAACAGCTTCCCTTTGCGCTGGCTTCTCTCAGATAA
- the acpS gene encoding holo-ACP synthase: MIRGIGLDIVETARIRKLYERKPAFARRILTSSELDRFETLTSARRIEYLAGRFAAKEALAKALGCGIGKDLSFQDAEILSDERGKPSVYLTRHGMKTEGMLHVSITHTGTAAAAQVIWETE; encoded by the coding sequence ATGATTAGAGGAATCGGACTGGATATCGTGGAAACAGCACGAATCAGAAAATTATATGAAAGAAAACCGGCATTCGCCCGCAGGATCCTGACATCCAGCGAGCTGGACCGGTTTGAAACGCTCACCTCAGCTCGGCGAATCGAGTATCTCGCCGGACGCTTTGCCGCAAAAGAAGCCCTTGCCAAAGCACTCGGCTGCGGCATCGGCAAAGATCTTTCCTTTCAGGATGCGGAAATTCTCTCGGACGAAAGAGGGAAACCGTCCGTTTACCTGACCCGGCACGGCATGAAGACAGAAGGCATGCTCCACGTTAGCATTACCCACACTGGAACGGCTGCAGCTGCCCAGGTAATCTGGGAAACCGAATAA
- a CDS encoding rhomboid family intramembrane serine protease: MFIRHESFQSFTRLYPVVTVLIGIHIVLFLWMNLLPGLGGLYIQWMGVGWNARIFEGEYWRLLTPIFLHVSLTHMLFNSFSLFLFGPALEQMLGRGRFIAAYFATGILANVATLFIVGNTTYLHLGASGAIFGLFGMYMYMVLYRKDLIDQGNQQVVMTILMIGLIMTFVNPNINIWAHIFGLIAGAAISPVILHNVKSFNMFSAPRRRPLDDGEIGFDPQRWQKKARSKKRIQIVLFTVIGVLVLIGLAARFL; this comes from the coding sequence ATGTTTATCCGGCATGAAAGCTTTCAGTCATTTACCCGTCTGTACCCGGTTGTCACCGTTTTAATCGGTATTCATATCGTTCTTTTTTTATGGATGAATCTTCTGCCCGGGCTTGGCGGCCTGTATATCCAGTGGATGGGGGTCGGCTGGAACGCCAGAATATTTGAAGGAGAGTACTGGCGCCTGCTTACGCCGATCTTTCTTCATGTGAGCCTCACTCATATGCTCTTTAATTCGTTCTCCTTGTTTCTGTTCGGCCCGGCACTTGAACAGATGCTCGGCAGGGGCCGTTTTATTGCAGCCTATTTCGCCACCGGTATTCTGGCAAATGTGGCCACACTCTTTATTGTAGGGAACACAACGTACCTTCACCTCGGGGCATCCGGGGCGATCTTCGGTCTGTTCGGTATGTATATGTACATGGTCCTTTACCGGAAAGATCTGATCGACCAGGGCAACCAGCAGGTTGTCATGACCATCCTGATGATTGGTCTGATCATGACGTTTGTGAACCCCAACATTAATATCTGGGCACACATCTTCGGTTTGATCGCAGGGGCGGCCATCAGTCCTGTGATCCTCCATAACGTTAAGAGTTTCAACATGTTCTCAGCCCCCAGACGCCGTCCGCTCGATGACGGGGAAATCGGCTTCGATCCCCAGCGGTGGCAGAAAAAAGCCCGGAGCAAAAAGCGGATCCAGATCGTGCTGTTCACCGTGATCGGCGTGCTCGTCCTGATTGGGCTTGCCGCGAGGTTTCTGTAG
- a CDS encoding ABC transporter ATP-binding protein, with the protein MGFIQLNNVTKFFTKTLKPAVDSLDLSINKGEIITLLGPSGCGKTTTLRMIAGFEQPSTGEIAIDEEEVFSDHLSLPPEKRGIGMVFQDYALFPHMSIVKNVMFGLNKWSTREKKKRAKEVLELVGLEEYATRYPTELSGGQQQRVALARALAPKPHVVLMDEPFSNLDAGLREKMRFDVTNILRKANTTAIIVTHDQKDAFAVSDRVVVMNEGVIQQIAAPKEMYRCPKNCFVAQFVGKTNLLDGTMDNDQRSIHTHIGKVDLPEQWKERLENVKLSIRPEGCRLAKEGQYCGKVERVTYGGEYQELYVRLHSDHMLSKEPMVIYAPIEQDVEIGSIVSFDITPELVALVE; encoded by the coding sequence ATGGGTTTCATTCAGTTAAATAATGTCACGAAGTTTTTCACTAAGACACTTAAACCGGCAGTCGATTCTCTTGATCTGTCCATTAATAAAGGTGAAATTATTACGCTTCTCGGACCGTCCGGCTGCGGTAAAACAACAACGCTGCGGATGATTGCCGGCTTCGAACAGCCGTCTACAGGGGAAATTGCGATTGACGAAGAGGAAGTATTCAGCGATCATCTGTCCCTGCCGCCTGAAAAAAGGGGCATCGGCATGGTGTTTCAGGACTACGCGCTGTTTCCTCATATGAGTATCGTGAAAAATGTCATGTTTGGCCTGAATAAATGGAGTACGCGCGAAAAGAAGAAGCGTGCGAAGGAAGTGCTCGAACTCGTTGGTCTGGAGGAGTATGCGACCCGCTACCCGACCGAACTTTCCGGCGGTCAGCAGCAGCGTGTGGCTCTTGCCCGTGCGCTCGCACCAAAGCCCCACGTGGTGCTCATGGATGAGCCGTTCAGTAACCTGGACGCAGGCCTTCGGGAAAAAATGCGGTTTGACGTCACGAATATTCTCCGTAAAGCCAATACAACGGCGATTATCGTCACACATGACCAGAAGGATGCATTCGCTGTATCCGACCGGGTTGTTGTCATGAACGAAGGTGTGATTCAGCAGATCGCCGCACCGAAGGAAATGTACCGCTGTCCGAAAAACTGTTTCGTTGCCCAGTTCGTCGGTAAAACGAACCTCCTTGACGGGACGATGGATAACGACCAGCGCAGCATTCATACCCATATCGGGAAAGTCGATCTGCCCGAGCAGTGGAAAGAGCGTCTTGAAAACGTGAAGCTCTCGATCCGTCCGGAAGGCTGCCGTCTGGCCAAAGAAGGCCAGTACTGCGGGAAAGTGGAACGGGTCACATACGGCGGCGAGTATCAGGAACTGTATGTACGCCTTCACTCCGATCATATGCTTTCAAAAGAACCGATGGTCATCTACGCCCCGATCGAACAGGACGTGGAAATCGGCTCGATCGTATCGTTTGATATTACACCAGAGCTGGTAGCACTCGTTGAATAG